A part of Dehalogenimonas sp. W genomic DNA contains:
- a CDS encoding endonuclease MutS2, producing MQDKDLSLLEFPRIREIIAEFCHFELSRALVLKLLPSTDVDWIEARLAESAEARRILQHEPGLSAYGLSDVTEPLRFAHLGRGLEGKVLAEIRRNIGVLRQLKSGIGDTSADTPRLAAIAENIAGFSTLEKTMDRIITADGELQPGASPELLNIRNRLRAKRDEMTAKLQNLIQSEATRHYIQEPIITEREGRFSLAVKAEYKGEIKGIVHDISNSGATVFLEPFTALETGNEFKELEIMEAREIERILRELSAAVGNHAAAIISGLRAAAEIDYALAKARYAHQVKALEAAVYSNSSSEKGIIHLNNARHPLIGDSAIPLSIEIGKDFSIIVITGPNTGGKTVALKTLGLLSAMTQAGLPIPAESGSRLPVFSGIFADIGDEQSVQEALSTFSGHMNNIARIINLAKDGSLILLDELGASTDPQEGSALARAILLHLQVLGALGAVTSHFTDLKVFAHVTQGLQNASFEFDPDTLKPTYRLTLGSPGGSNAIATAARYGIPPTIIETARGLLSGGGRRLEELLNVLQEEKQRLEDQQKLISRERISLHNRQQILQTELSRLHDEKTGIIQTARDTIVEEISQLQKELRLARNTLEKERSTAALNQAKTISENVRTRLKQGIFSEISNEVAPDNELLKTGDRVWLKEAEIEADVVSVNDKTGQIEVSAGSLRFKLERQGVVKTNGISGKRPDTKVRILSAGKQIGIELDLRGKRADDIETLLDEYLNNAATANLPEVRVIHGYGTGVLRDIVRQQAARHPLVGNFFSAPRDQGGDGATVIRLK from the coding sequence ATGCAGGACAAAGATCTTTCCCTTCTAGAATTCCCCCGCATCCGGGAGATAATCGCTGAATTCTGTCATTTTGAACTCAGCCGAGCCCTGGTGCTGAAGCTTTTACCCTCAACTGATGTTGATTGGATTGAAGCCCGTTTAGCCGAATCCGCCGAAGCCCGCCGGATTTTACAGCATGAACCGGGGCTGTCGGCGTACGGTCTTTCAGATGTGACCGAACCATTGCGTTTCGCCCACCTGGGACGTGGCTTGGAGGGTAAGGTATTAGCCGAAATTCGGCGAAATATCGGCGTTCTGCGCCAGTTAAAAAGCGGTATCGGAGACACCTCCGCCGACACACCTCGTCTGGCCGCTATTGCCGAAAACATCGCCGGCTTTTCAACGCTGGAGAAAACCATGGACCGCATAATCACCGCAGACGGGGAGCTCCAACCCGGCGCTTCACCGGAACTGCTCAACATCCGGAACCGCTTACGGGCCAAGCGTGACGAAATGACGGCTAAATTACAAAACCTTATCCAGTCTGAAGCTACCCGGCATTATATTCAGGAGCCGATCATTACCGAGCGTGAGGGCCGTTTCTCACTCGCTGTAAAAGCCGAATACAAAGGTGAAATCAAGGGCATCGTCCATGATATTTCCAACTCCGGCGCCACGGTGTTTCTGGAACCTTTTACCGCCCTGGAAACCGGCAATGAATTCAAGGAACTGGAAATCATGGAAGCCCGGGAAATTGAACGGATTCTGAGAGAGCTTTCAGCCGCGGTCGGCAATCACGCCGCCGCTATCATATCTGGCCTCCGGGCTGCCGCCGAAATTGATTATGCCCTGGCTAAAGCCCGCTACGCGCATCAGGTCAAAGCACTGGAAGCCGCGGTATATAGCAACTCGTCGTCCGAAAAAGGCATCATCCACCTCAATAACGCCCGCCACCCCTTGATTGGTGATTCTGCTATCCCGCTATCTATTGAAATAGGTAAGGACTTCAGTATTATCGTTATCACCGGCCCCAACACCGGCGGCAAAACCGTTGCCCTTAAGACGCTGGGGCTTTTAAGTGCCATGACTCAGGCTGGTTTGCCGATCCCAGCCGAAAGCGGCTCCCGATTGCCCGTATTTTCCGGTATATTTGCTGATATCGGCGATGAACAGAGCGTTCAGGAAGCTCTTTCAACCTTCAGCGGCCATATGAACAATATCGCCCGGATTATCAACCTGGCTAAGGACGGCAGTCTGATTTTGCTGGATGAACTGGGGGCCAGTACCGATCCTCAGGAAGGCTCCGCTTTGGCCAGGGCGATACTGCTCCACTTACAGGTTCTGGGCGCCCTGGGAGCGGTTACCTCTCACTTCACCGACCTTAAGGTTTTTGCCCATGTAACCCAGGGCTTACAAAACGCCTCGTTTGAGTTTGACCCGGATACCTTGAAACCGACCTACCGGCTCACTCTGGGTTCGCCGGGCGGCTCAAATGCCATTGCCACCGCCGCCCGTTATGGGATACCTCCAACAATTATTGAAACCGCTCGTGGCCTGTTATCCGGCGGCGGTCGCCGACTGGAAGAATTGCTTAATGTCCTGCAGGAGGAGAAACAGCGCCTGGAGGATCAGCAAAAATTAATTAGCCGGGAGCGTATATCACTGCACAACCGACAGCAAATCCTCCAAACCGAATTATCTCGGCTTCACGATGAAAAAACCGGAATCATTCAGACCGCGCGAGACACCATCGTGGAAGAAATCTCCCAACTCCAGAAAGAGTTGCGCCTGGCCAGAAATACGCTGGAAAAAGAGCGTTCCACTGCCGCCTTAAACCAGGCTAAAACGATATCAGAAAATGTCCGCACCCGCCTGAAACAGGGTATTTTCTCTGAAATATCCAACGAGGTTGCGCCGGATAACGAGTTGCTTAAAACAGGCGACCGGGTATGGCTCAAGGAGGCTGAAATAGAAGCTGATGTCGTATCCGTTAACGACAAAACCGGTCAGATTGAAGTATCTGCCGGGTCTTTGCGCTTCAAATTGGAGCGTCAGGGCGTGGTCAAAACTAATGGCATTTCCGGCAAACGGCCTGATACCAAAGTCAGGATATTGTCCGCAGGCAAACAGATTGGAATTGAACTTGACCTCCGGGGCAAACGCGCCGATGACATTGAAACGCTGCTGGATGAATATCTGAATAATGCCGCAACAGCCAACCTGCCGGAAGTCCGAGTCATCCACGGCTACGGTACCGGAGTGCTGCGTGATATCGTACGACAGCAAGCGGCCCGTCATCCGCTGGTAGGTAATTTTTTCAGCGCGCCGCGTGACCAGGGCGGTGACGGTGCAACTGTGATTCGGTTGAAATAA
- the rpsF gene encoding 30S ribosomal protein S6, with protein MTELLRSRTEPVSSYELVVIYRQELPQEKIDVAVEHISNMITANGGVVDAVDRWGKRRLAYPIKQQLEGVYVLFKFTAGSSVVRKLTDDLRISESVLRHMAIKPDA; from the coding sequence ATGACCGAACTGCTGCGCAGTCGCACTGAGCCGGTTAGCAGTTATGAATTGGTCGTCATCTATCGCCAGGAATTGCCCCAGGAGAAAATTGATGTTGCTGTAGAGCACATCTCCAACATGATAACCGCCAACGGCGGTGTTGTTGACGCGGTGGACCGGTGGGGCAAGCGAAGGCTGGCGTATCCAATCAAGCAACAGCTTGAAGGTGTCTATGTCTTATTCAAATTCACCGCCGGCTCATCGGTAGTCAGAAAATTAACCGATGACCTGAGGATTTCCGAAAGCGTCCTGCGCCATATGGCGATTAAACCGGACGCCTAG
- a CDS encoding single-stranded DNA-binding protein, translating to MVSLNKVMIIGNVGVEPEMRFTPGGHPVTTFSVATNRRYDAGDGEKKEETEWFSVVAWNKLAEQCNQFVAKGRLVYVEGRLRTRSWDGPDGQKRYKTEVIASTVSSLDRAPASSGDSATVEPGGDISPDDLPF from the coding sequence ATGGTTAGTTTAAATAAGGTAATGATAATCGGCAACGTGGGTGTGGAGCCGGAGATGCGCTTCACTCCCGGCGGGCATCCGGTGACCACTTTTTCTGTTGCTACCAACCGGCGGTATGATGCCGGGGATGGTGAAAAGAAAGAAGAAACCGAATGGTTCAGTGTCGTTGCCTGGAACAAACTGGCGGAACAATGCAACCAGTTTGTGGCCAAAGGCCGACTGGTTTATGTAGAGGGCCGACTCCGAACCCGCAGCTGGGACGGACCGGATGGCCAGAAACGTTATAAGACAGAAGTTATTGCCAGTACGGTAAGTTCATTGGATCGGGCGCCGGCATCTTCCGGCGACAGTGCCACCGTGGAGCCCGGCGGCGATATCAGTCCCGATGACCTTCCTTTCTAA
- the rpsR gene encoding 30S ribosomal protein S18, with product MVVSRSFGSRPQGGARPAGRFGGRGRFQARRKVCAFCADKNLVIDYKDTARLSRYISERGKINPRRRSGTCAKHQRALANAIKQARMIALLPFVPEHIRVAGTSWTVSPGMPKAVPAVNEAVAPKVEGTVAVVETETVAEIEIVTEVSAETTENPTAE from the coding sequence TTGGTAGTTTCGAGAAGTTTTGGATCCCGGCCGCAGGGCGGCGCCAGGCCCGCTGGACGCTTCGGCGGTCGCGGACGTTTTCAGGCAAGGCGTAAAGTATGTGCCTTTTGCGCTGACAAGAATCTGGTGATTGATTACAAGGATACCGCCCGTTTGAGCCGGTATATATCCGAACGCGGCAAGATTAACCCCCGTCGCCGCAGCGGTACCTGTGCGAAGCATCAAAGGGCTTTGGCAAACGCGATTAAACAAGCCCGGATGATAGCCTTGCTGCCCTTTGTACCGGAGCATATTCGTGTTGCCGGTACTTCCTGGACGGTCAGTCCGGGGATGCCGAAAGCCGTACCCGCTGTTAACGAAGCGGTAGCACCGAAGGTGGAAGGAACCGTGGCTGTTGTTGAAACTGAAACAGTGGCTGAGATTGAGATCGTCACCGAGGTTTCGGCTGAAACCACTGAAAATCCGACGGCGGAATAA
- the rpmH gene encoding 50S ribosomal protein L34: MPKRTYQPKKIPRKREHGFLARMATRGGRNVLKARRAKGRLRLTVV; encoded by the coding sequence GTGCCCAAAAGAACATATCAACCCAAGAAAATTCCCCGGAAACGGGAACATGGCTTTTTAGCCCGCATGGCAACACGCGGCGGTCGTAATGTTTTGAAAGCTCGGCGTGCCAAGGGTCGTTTACGTCTGACAGTAGTTTAA
- the rnpA gene encoding ribonuclease P protein component, whose product MAQYYSLKDSREFRRIMNGGRGWSDARLVIKIIPGHSEHNRIGIVVSKKVGAAVVRNRVRRRIKEIFRQKPLEKGYDIVVIARQAARDASYHQLVESAQKLTGRAGLVIQQ is encoded by the coding sequence ATGGCGCAATATTATTCGTTAAAAGATTCCCGGGAATTCCGCCGGATAATGAACGGCGGACGCGGTTGGTCGGATGCCAGACTGGTTATCAAGATAATACCTGGACATAGCGAGCACAATCGCATCGGCATCGTGGTCAGCAAGAAGGTCGGCGCTGCAGTAGTCCGCAACCGGGTCCGGCGGAGAATTAAAGAAATATTTCGCCAAAAACCTTTAGAAAAGGGATATGATATTGTAGTCATCGCACGGCAGGCTGCCCGGGACGCCAGCTACCACCAACTGGTGGAAAGTGCTCAAAAACTCACCGGACGGGCCGGATTGGTAATTCAGCAATGA
- the yidD gene encoding membrane protein insertion efficiency factor YidD — protein MKKMALWLIKAYQNSISRVTPPSCRFLPTCSQYTYEAISRYGVFKGVWLGAKRLSRCHPLNEGGYDPVP, from the coding sequence ATGAAAAAAATGGCACTGTGGCTGATTAAAGCCTACCAAAACAGCATTTCCCGGGTTACTCCGCCGTCCTGTAGGTTTTTACCGACCTGTTCACAATATACGTATGAGGCTATATCCAGATACGGGGTTTTTAAAGGCGTCTGGCTGGGGGCCAAACGGCTTTCCCGTTGTCATCCATTGAATGAGGGTGGGTACGACCCGGTACCATGA
- a CDS encoding PQQ-binding-like beta-propeller repeat protein — protein MKNKLLSLTAMLLAFTILFTGCFGGGTRPLGWSGVTPDGDNLYFVTRDGTLFSIDAGNGNTVWQNALEKAQGAYGSPLVIDGTVFVAGYSGKVFALNTAGTLKWVYPTDNKLPSAVVSGLAYSDGLIYYGSDDGNIYALNAASGQKEWQFETGDKVWATPVVADGVLYVGSFDNSFYALSADDGQELWSFDAQGVFTSAARIVGDTVVVGSLDRQLYALDKNTGAELWSFTGERWFWTAPVVLDGKVYAPNTDGTIYVIDLASGSLDKQYEMTAPVSSTPVVVGDKLVVAAQDGVISLIALSTGTVSVLTELDTTVRAPLATQGDIVFVHSQTNETIYALNVATGAQIWLHSVQ, from the coding sequence TTGAAAAATAAATTATTATCTTTGACAGCCATGCTGCTGGCTTTTACCATTCTTTTTACCGGATGTTTCGGCGGCGGCACCAGACCGCTGGGCTGGAGCGGCGTAACTCCGGATGGGGACAATCTATATTTCGTTACCCGCGACGGTACATTATTTTCCATTGACGCCGGCAACGGCAATACCGTTTGGCAAAACGCGCTGGAGAAAGCCCAGGGAGCCTACGGCAGTCCGCTGGTGATAGACGGCACTGTTTTTGTGGCCGGTTACAGCGGCAAGGTGTTTGCCTTGAATACAGCAGGCACGCTGAAGTGGGTTTATCCCACCGACAACAAACTACCGTCGGCGGTAGTCAGCGGGCTGGCGTACAGTGACGGGCTGATATACTACGGGTCCGATGACGGAAATATATACGCCTTAAACGCCGCTTCCGGTCAGAAAGAATGGCAATTTGAAACCGGCGACAAGGTATGGGCGACACCGGTAGTTGCTGACGGTGTTTTGTACGTCGGCTCCTTTGATAATTCCTTTTATGCACTTTCTGCCGATGACGGCCAGGAGTTATGGTCGTTTGACGCCCAAGGCGTGTTCACCAGTGCGGCTAGAATCGTTGGCGATACTGTCGTCGTGGGTTCTTTGGATCGTCAGCTTTACGCCCTTGATAAAAACACTGGAGCCGAACTGTGGTCCTTTACAGGTGAACGTTGGTTCTGGACGGCACCGGTCGTGCTGGACGGCAAGGTTTATGCGCCCAATACCGACGGCACTATCTACGTGATTGATCTTGCTTCCGGCTCACTGGACAAACAATATGAAATGACAGCACCTGTATCTTCAACACCGGTTGTGGTCGGAGATAAGCTGGTTGTGGCCGCCCAGGACGGCGTAATCAGCCTGATCGCGCTTTCAACAGGGACAGTCAGTGTCCTGACCGAACTGGATACCACGGTTAGAGCGCCGCTGGCAACCCAGGGCGATATTGTGTTTGTGCATTCACAGACAAATGAGACTATTTACGCTTTGAACGTAGCCACCGGGGCTCAAATCTGGCTACACAGCGTTCAGTAG
- a CDS encoding YidC/Oxa1 family membrane protein insertase, translated as MVWLSSVLFHNFGLTVIVLTAIIFGILYPLTMKQMRAAKAMQELQPKIQELQKKYAKDRQKLAQEQMALMKESGASASGCLVPMLIQMPVWIALYQSIIRVLAVTPEDFVNLSSRLYDWPVLYQSLPLDSSFLWLNLAVPDYLLAFLVGGVMFLQQKMTTPASTDPKVAAQGKMMLFMMPGMFVFISITFPAGLALYWLTSSILRVVIQLFATGPGELKPWIQGMLSRFDRDRDIKARASRVEKVKTKPAASAVVVDQSEEIIDEASGDIRADSGRSDKQRTGKAKGKSGRTGDRRNKRR; from the coding sequence ATGGTCTGGTTGTCCAGCGTATTGTTTCACAATTTTGGTTTGACGGTTATTGTTCTAACGGCAATTATATTCGGTATCCTGTATCCGTTGACGATGAAGCAGATGCGCGCCGCCAAGGCGATGCAGGAACTGCAACCCAAGATCCAGGAACTGCAAAAAAAGTACGCTAAAGACCGTCAAAAACTAGCTCAAGAGCAGATGGCGCTGATGAAGGAATCCGGGGCCAGTGCTTCTGGTTGCCTGGTGCCAATGCTGATTCAAATGCCGGTCTGGATCGCGCTTTATCAATCCATTATCCGGGTGCTGGCAGTTACTCCGGAAGATTTTGTGAACTTATCCAGCCGTTTGTATGACTGGCCGGTTTTGTATCAATCGCTGCCTTTGGACAGTAGTTTCTTATGGCTTAATCTGGCGGTGCCGGACTACTTGTTGGCGTTCCTGGTTGGCGGTGTAATGTTCCTGCAACAGAAAATGACGACACCTGCTTCAACCGACCCGAAGGTAGCGGCTCAAGGGAAAATGATGTTGTTCATGATGCCGGGCATGTTTGTTTTTATTTCCATTACCTTTCCGGCTGGTCTGGCATTGTATTGGTTGACCTCCAGCATTTTACGGGTTGTGATTCAATTGTTTGCCACGGGCCCCGGGGAATTGAAGCCCTGGATACAAGGAATGCTAAGCAGGTTTGACCGTGATCGGGATATTAAGGCTCGTGCAAGCCGGGTTGAAAAAGTAAAAACTAAGCCGGCGGCGTCTGCCGTTGTGGTTGATCAATCTGAGGAGATAATTGATGAAGCATCAGGAGATATACGGGCGGACAGTGGAAGAAGCGATAAGCAGCGCACTGGAAAAGCTAAAGGTAAGTCGGGAAGAACTGGAGATAGACGTAATAAGCGAAGGTAG